One Zonotrichia albicollis isolate bZonAlb1 chromosome 25, bZonAlb1.hap1, whole genome shotgun sequence genomic window carries:
- the SVBP gene encoding small vasohibin-binding protein: MDPGAGARKERPKPREPAARLEKAKQRSAQQELKQRQRAEIYALNRVMTELEQQQFDSFCKQMQGSGE; the protein is encoded by the exons ATGGATCCGGGCGCGGGGGCGCGGAAGGAGCGGCCGAAGCCGCGGGAGCCAGCGGCTCGCCTGGAGAAGGCCAAGCAGAGGTCggcacagcaggagctgaagcAGCGGCAGCGGGCGGAG ATCTACGCCCTGAACCGGGTGATGacggagctggagcagcagcagttcgACTCCTTCTGCAAGCAGATGCAGGGATCCGGGGAATGA